One Danio rerio strain Tuebingen ecotype United States chromosome 22, GRCz12tu, whole genome shotgun sequence genomic window carries:
- the ippk gene encoding inositol-pentakisphosphate 2-kinase (The RefSeq protein has 2 substitutions compared to this genomic sequence): protein MELDKMDENDWKYHGEGNKSIVVSHLRHCQVLRLLKVPSEDSAHTRQTAEQTLRHILNIMDYSKHVMKPLLGEKYVHSGEVVGLPLDFLRQMSLEVQQERPELRCDKVMDTFSGCGLCLPDLTQLPLHHLRDHRPPICVEIKPKCGFLPFSRHMTKECKWKVCRFCMHQHYKLANGKWKRLSRYCPLDLFSGSKQRMYVALKNLLEEPQNNLKIFKGGELIFSCKDDAKQQPDLNNLIQHLRPYFPHTNGLYNGHQPGKVILNEFIQVICSALLSGGDSNRSGEPRKMHLSESKPHCEASPFPRDLIRNGHHGLPKDSVLAKILQVQMLDNLDIEGIYPLYKRVEQYLEEFPKERIRLQIDGPYDESFMDTVKSCLNEDDGSVEYAIGKVHQYRVAMTAKDCSVMITFAPCEEDEEHKLNLEKPRFTYSVSILDLDTKPYEGIPHQYKLDSKIVNYYLRSTQAPPPSSLYKERQECTLLFHAV from the exons CACTGTCAAGTTCTCCGTCTGTTGAAGGTTCCCTCTGAGGACTCTGCACATACACGACAG ACCGCAGAACAAACTTTGCGACACATCCTCAACATTATGGACTATAGCAAACATGTCATGAAGCCTTTGCTTGGGGAGAAATACGTTCACAGCGGA GAGGTTGTCAGACTACCGCTGGACTTTTTAAGACAGATGTCACTGAAGGTCCAACAAGAACGACCTG AACTGCGCTGTGATAAGGTCATGGACACTTTCAGCGGCTGCGGTTTATGCCTTCCCGATCTAACCCAACTGCCCCTTCATCACCTCAGAGACCACAGACCTCCAATCTGCGTTGAGATAAAG CCAAAATGTGGATTTCTACCCTTTTCGAGACACATGACGAAGGAATGCAAATGGAAAGTTTGCAGATTCTGCATGCATCAGCATTATAAG TTAGCCAATGGGAAGTGGAAGCGACTGAGTCGATATTGCCCTCTGGATCTCTTCTCAGG GAGCAAACAGCGAATGTATGTTGCATTGAAGAATCTCTTAGAGgaaccacaaaacaacttaaaaatCTTTAAG GGTGGAGAGTTGATTTTTAGCTGTAAAGACGATGCCAAACAGCAACCCGACTTAAACAATCTCATTCAGCACCTTCGGCCTTATTTCCCCCACACTAACGGCCTTTATAATGGCCACCAGCCCGGCAAAGTCATCCTCAACGAGTTCATTCAGGTGATCTGTTCTGCTCTGCTCAGCGGCGGGGACTCAAACCGTTCCGGAGAGCCCAGGAAGATGCACCTTTCAGAAAGCAAACCACACTGTGAAGCCAGTCCCTTCCCAAGAGACTTGATTCGAAACG GTCACCACGGTCTCCCTAAGGACAGTGTCCTCGCAAAAATCCTCCAAGTTCAGATGCTGGATAACCTGGACATTGAAGGAATTTACCCTCTGTACAAGCGCGTGGAGCAGTATCTAGAGGAGTTCCCGAAAGAAAG AATCCGACTGCAGATAGATGGGCCTTACGATGAGAGTTTCATGGACACAGTGAAAAGCTGTCTAAACGAGGACGACGGCTCTGTGGAATATGCAATTGGGAAG GTTCATCAGTACAGAGTTGCAATGACGGCCAAAGACTGCTCGGTCATGATCACTTTTGCACCTTGCGAAGAAGACGAAGA ACACAAGCTGAATCTGGAGAAGCCTCGTTTTACATACTCCGTCTCCATCCTGGACCTGGACACCAAACCCTATGAAGGCATCCCGCACCAGTACAAGCTGGACTCGAAAATTGTCAACTATTACCTGCGGAGCACACAAGCCCCGCCCCCCTCCAGCCTATATAAGGAAAGGCAGGAGTGTACGCTGCTTTTCCATGCTGTATGA